The Rhodobium gokarnense genome includes a region encoding these proteins:
- a CDS encoding caspase family protein → MSALTLFGSFTTRHLHAQSTFDISKMRRAAVVIGIDSYRHLPHLKAAVSGAVKMAAFLRGEGFDTRLFTDSGGPVRGSDIFDAVAGFVDDSAGLDQLVIYFSGHGFLSGTTEIWMLSNAPYDTAEAVSVLESAELAYQSNIPNVVIISDACRSLASDLGTSQVTGRKIFPAGRTPDRRTDVDIFFGTRPGASSYELSVSESVQQHEGIYTAAFLKAFTQPTDDMVYRFDNGVTVIPNRKMRDFLFREVSERAQDHAINLKQYPEARITSDIPTFVGQLHSLSGTAGPTPAKPEPADVAVPDAIQKAVQGILTGTSGAQEVFAVPGDVSPATRIAGELVFQAIDFQKRDVELEDTGFAVYGARVAQVGAWRIDTGRSPEDSDADIWRAYMPDGQRAAHVAVLFEDGRGTVLPVLQGFGTHVTVEPQGVVDMRFNPAQSNFLFIDYLDALDRLAFLRGFAAEATRQGALVFEGSREEREAAARSFAERVRMGKGYDPTLGIYAAYAYATAFMEDGVRSVHDSMLETLGAELFDVALLAGRLGPDGRAQSGRPVVPPVPLMRQGWEYLRVRGVETTRIMATARTALLNSLWTTYDGEAAKLVTDLVASTPSGGLPQ, encoded by the coding sequence GTGAGTGCTCTGACCTTGTTCGGAAGTTTCACCACTCGCCATCTTCATGCGCAGAGCACATTCGATATCAGCAAGATGCGGCGGGCAGCTGTCGTTATTGGCATCGATTCCTACCGGCATCTTCCTCACCTCAAGGCTGCTGTTTCAGGCGCCGTGAAAATGGCCGCTTTTCTTCGAGGCGAAGGTTTCGACACGCGCCTGTTCACCGATAGCGGCGGGCCTGTCAGAGGCTCGGATATCTTCGACGCCGTTGCTGGTTTCGTAGACGATTCAGCCGGTCTGGACCAACTCGTCATCTACTTCTCAGGGCACGGCTTCTTGAGCGGCACGACCGAGATTTGGATGCTGTCGAACGCGCCTTACGACACGGCAGAGGCCGTGTCGGTGCTCGAAAGCGCCGAACTTGCCTACCAGTCGAATATTCCCAACGTCGTCATCATATCGGATGCCTGCCGATCTCTCGCCAGCGACCTCGGCACCAGCCAAGTGACGGGGCGCAAGATCTTCCCCGCCGGGCGAACTCCCGATCGCCGCACGGACGTTGACATCTTCTTCGGCACAAGGCCCGGCGCGTCTTCTTACGAGCTTTCGGTTAGCGAGAGCGTGCAGCAGCATGAAGGCATCTATACGGCCGCCTTCCTTAAGGCGTTCACCCAGCCGACGGACGACATGGTATACCGCTTCGACAACGGTGTGACCGTGATCCCGAACCGGAAGATGCGCGATTTCCTATTCCGTGAAGTCAGTGAGCGCGCGCAGGACCACGCGATCAACCTGAAGCAATATCCCGAGGCGCGTATCACCTCCGACATTCCGACATTTGTTGGCCAGTTGCATTCGTTGTCGGGAACGGCCGGTCCGACGCCTGCGAAGCCCGAGCCTGCAGACGTCGCGGTGCCTGATGCGATCCAGAAAGCGGTGCAAGGCATCCTCACCGGCACCAGCGGGGCGCAGGAGGTATTTGCCGTTCCTGGTGACGTATCGCCTGCAACGCGCATTGCCGGCGAACTCGTATTCCAGGCGATAGACTTCCAGAAACGGGACGTGGAACTGGAAGATACGGGCTTCGCCGTCTACGGAGCTCGGGTCGCGCAGGTTGGGGCTTGGAGGATAGACACGGGCAGGTCACCCGAAGACTCGGATGCCGACATCTGGCGCGCGTACATGCCCGACGGGCAACGGGCAGCGCACGTTGCGGTGCTTTTCGAGGACGGTCGCGGAACGGTTCTCCCGGTCCTCCAGGGCTTCGGGACGCATGTGACGGTAGAGCCGCAAGGGGTCGTCGACATGCGCTTCAACCCGGCGCAATCGAACTTCCTGTTTATTGATTATCTGGACGCACTCGACCGGCTGGCTTTCCTGCGGGGGTTTGCCGCCGAAGCGACGCGGCAAGGCGCGCTCGTCTTTGAAGGATCGCGCGAAGAGCGGGAAGCGGCGGCGCGCAGTTTCGCGGAGCGGGTACGAATGGGCAAGGGATATGACCCGACCCTGGGCATCTATGCCGCCTACGCATACGCGACCGCATTTATGGAAGACGGCGTGCGCTCGGTCCACGACAGCATGCTCGAAACGCTTGGTGCCGAGCTGTTTGATGTGGCGCTCCTAGCCGGCCGCCTCGGCCCGGATGGACGCGCCCAAAGTGGCAGGCCGGTGGTGCCGCCGGTGCCATTGATGCGCCAGGGCTGGGAGTATCTGAGGGTTCGCGGGGTGGAAACGACACGTATCATGGCCACCGCGCGGACCGCACTGCTCAACAGTTTGTGGACCACATATGATGGCGAGGCCGCCAAACTCGTTACCGATCTCGTTGCCAGCACGCCCTCGGGAGGCCTTCCACAATGA
- a CDS encoding DUF1236 domain-containing protein, producing MLKFVTATSAAVMLAAVAATPVSAQDATLTGVAGGAVAGAVIGGPPGAVIGAIAGGTIGASADKVEENTQPAPPPEPYVVKEVPPRVGVYALEQPAPAVRVDGPVVIGQPLPSTVEVIRVPDYPTYAYANVNGHTLIVDSQTGNVIGVVRN from the coding sequence TCGTCACCGCCACGTCGGCCGCCGTGATGCTCGCCGCCGTCGCCGCAACGCCCGTCTCCGCCCAGGACGCCACCCTGACCGGCGTCGCCGGCGGCGCCGTCGCCGGCGCTGTGATCGGCGGCCCTCCGGGTGCCGTCATCGGCGCCATTGCCGGCGGCACGATCGGCGCCTCCGCCGACAAGGTCGAGGAGAACACCCAGCCGGCCCCGCCGCCGGAGCCCTACGTCGTCAAGGAAGTCCCGCCCCGCGTCGGCGTCTACGCCCTGGAACAGCCGGCTCCCGCCGTGCGGGTTGATGGACCGGTGGTTATCGGCCAGCCCCTGCCGTCCACGGTCGAGGTGATCCGGGTTCCGGACTATCCGACCTACGCATATGCCAATGTCAACGGCCACACGCTGATCGTCGACTCCCAGACCGGCAACGTCATCGGCGTCGTCCGGAACTGA
- a CDS encoding endonuclease NucS domain-containing protein, whose amino-acid sequence MPIQHTVWTVSGAPTEIPQGTLPSEQMLEKMIVAEPRILSSEWMLIGRQVDTGYGGRIDLLAIAPDGALVLVELKRDRTPREVVAQALDYASWMEEGLDANDVAGIYARFRPERSLSADFLSRFGRPLDEDTLNESHQVVIVAATLDASSERIVNYLNDRGVAINVLFFQVFDHGDGQLLSRAWLIDPGEVQVQAANAGGRGEQEPWNGEFYVNFLSDETRRWDEARQHGFISAGGGNWYVNTLSMLSEGDRVWVKIPGKGFVGVGRVTGPRVFAKDYVIDGRPAFEVLSGDYVRDHAEDPDQAEYFVPVRWLHTVDEDQAVQEIGMFGNQNTVCKPKTPGWRSTVERLKKHFPNYNDERSESPTGEG is encoded by the coding sequence ATGCCGATCCAGCACACCGTCTGGACCGTCTCCGGAGCGCCGACCGAGATCCCGCAAGGGACGCTCCCGTCGGAACAGATGCTCGAGAAGATGATCGTCGCTGAACCGCGCATCCTTTCCTCCGAATGGATGCTGATCGGCCGCCAGGTGGATACCGGATATGGCGGACGGATCGATCTCCTCGCCATCGCGCCAGACGGCGCCCTCGTCCTCGTCGAACTCAAGCGCGATCGCACGCCGCGCGAGGTGGTCGCCCAGGCGCTCGACTATGCCTCCTGGATGGAAGAAGGCCTCGACGCCAACGATGTCGCCGGCATCTATGCCCGCTTCCGCCCCGAGCGGAGCCTTTCCGCCGACTTTCTGAGCCGGTTCGGCCGACCGCTCGACGAAGACACGCTCAACGAAAGCCATCAGGTCGTCATCGTTGCGGCGACGCTCGACGCCAGCAGCGAGCGGATCGTCAACTACCTGAACGACCGCGGCGTCGCGATCAACGTCCTGTTCTTCCAGGTCTTCGATCACGGCGACGGACAACTCCTCAGCCGCGCCTGGCTGATCGACCCGGGCGAGGTCCAGGTTCAGGCGGCGAACGCGGGTGGCCGGGGGGAACAGGAACCTTGGAACGGTGAGTTCTATGTCAATTTCCTTTCCGACGAAACGCGGCGCTGGGACGAGGCCCGGCAGCACGGCTTCATCTCGGCGGGCGGCGGCAACTGGTACGTCAATACGCTCAGCATGTTGAGCGAGGGCGACCGGGTTTGGGTGAAGATACCGGGCAAAGGCTTCGTTGGAGTTGGCCGCGTCACCGGCCCCCGCGTATTCGCGAAGGACTATGTCATCGACGGCAGGCCGGCATTTGAGGTGCTATCTGGCGACTATGTTCGAGACCATGCCGAGGATCCGGACCAAGCGGAATATTTCGTCCCGGTCAGATGGCTGCACACCGTGGATGAGGACCAGGCCGTGCAGGAAATTGGCATGTTCGGCAACCAGAACACCGTCTGCAAACCTAAGACGCCAGGATGGCGATCAACGGTCGAGCGCCTGAAAAAACACTTCCCGAACTACAACGACGAGCGTTCGGAATCTCCTACTGGCGAGGGCTGA
- a CDS encoding lipase family protein, which produces MIGRREFMAGATAALSALAFQPAQAEPVRRILFVHGRAQGGRDIADIRREWTQALGKGARAAGINLPENLDIALPFYGDELDRLTAEFNLPLASDVTARGTAEQDAFLAFQAEVAQDIRMKAGITDEQVDAAYGNNPRQKGPLNWEWVQAIFRAIDRHSDAITSNALQIALRDVYVYNSSSAVRRIINGIVSKEIDDRPTVIVAHSLGTVVAYYILRELKAPKVPLLVTLGSPLGIRAIRRPLRPLRHPAVVQAWLNGFDNRDVVALYPLDANNFNIDPAIENIPTLRNQTKNRHGIIGYLNKPEIASRVIDAMS; this is translated from the coding sequence ATGATTGGACGACGCGAGTTCATGGCCGGTGCGACGGCCGCCCTATCGGCCTTGGCATTCCAACCAGCGCAAGCCGAACCTGTGAGACGAATCCTGTTTGTCCATGGTCGCGCGCAGGGTGGGCGCGACATCGCCGATATCCGACGCGAATGGACGCAGGCGCTTGGAAAGGGGGCGCGTGCCGCGGGGATCAACCTTCCGGAAAATCTCGACATCGCCCTGCCGTTTTATGGGGATGAACTCGACCGGCTGACGGCTGAGTTCAACTTGCCGCTTGCATCCGATGTCACGGCCCGTGGAACGGCCGAACAGGACGCTTTTTTGGCATTTCAGGCCGAAGTCGCGCAGGATATCCGGATGAAGGCGGGCATCACGGATGAACAGGTCGATGCCGCTTATGGCAACAATCCGCGCCAGAAGGGCCCGCTTAATTGGGAATGGGTGCAGGCGATCTTCCGTGCCATAGACCGCCATAGCGACGCCATCACCTCCAATGCGCTGCAGATAGCACTCCGCGATGTCTATGTTTACAATTCGAGCTCGGCGGTACGCCGTATCATCAACGGCATCGTCAGCAAAGAAATCGACGACCGTCCGACGGTGATTGTCGCCCATTCGCTTGGAACAGTCGTCGCCTATTATATCCTGCGGGAACTTAAGGCGCCCAAAGTCCCATTGCTCGTTACCCTCGGATCGCCACTCGGCATCCGTGCCATCCGCCGGCCGCTCAGGCCGCTGCGTCATCCTGCCGTCGTTCAGGCATGGCTCAACGGCTTTGACAACCGTGACGTGGTGGCGCTCTATCCGCTCGACGCGAACAATTTCAATATCGATCCGGCGATCGAGAATATTCCCACTTTGCGGAACCAAACAAAGAACCGTCACGGGATAATCGGGTATTTGAACAAGCCGGAAATCGCGAGCCGCGTCATCGATGCGATGAGCTGA
- a CDS encoding cytochrome P450: protein MSYLSQIDAAPASDKWPLVRSWMQSQPLPLYAELRKHRPVIDLGPVTLATRHSDCVNILARHDLYSVEPYVSKQGDYWMAQDDTARHWREKSIMRAVLDFESVPDLRSWSEAEAARRLEVASCTEIDLIAEITRGVPLAVVERFFGFEGASHADMFDWSYWNQMDAFWNQPFDTPQFATPDEIVSRRKAANAAMRTYLIELVQRRAIDLKAGKPGTDVVSRLLILSGSGALKFDVPLVVLNVGGLLIGAVETTSHAVANALLVLVSDSELRKEATAAAQSEDPSALDGYVFEALRFKPAFPYFFRRATKDTRLAQSSDHQTDVPEGTMVLAVTHSAMFDPAACEAPESFNPNRDLRGSFTFGYGIHECLGRAIGTALIPAIARAILRRDKAQPGYIDYRKGPVPESWPWSVT from the coding sequence ATGAGCTATTTAAGCCAGATCGATGCGGCGCCGGCGTCTGATAAGTGGCCGTTGGTGCGCAGTTGGATGCAATCGCAACCCCTGCCGCTTTATGCCGAGTTGAGAAAACACCGCCCGGTGATTGACCTCGGTCCCGTCACACTGGCGACCCGGCACAGCGACTGCGTGAATATCCTGGCACGCCACGATCTTTACAGTGTTGAACCCTACGTATCGAAGCAGGGCGACTACTGGATGGCGCAAGACGATACGGCTCGCCACTGGCGCGAAAAGTCGATCATGCGCGCCGTGCTTGATTTCGAGAGCGTGCCCGATCTGCGGTCATGGTCAGAGGCAGAGGCGGCTCGACGTCTGGAGGTTGCCTCTTGCACGGAAATTGATCTGATCGCCGAAATCACACGAGGTGTGCCGCTTGCGGTTGTGGAGAGATTCTTCGGGTTTGAAGGCGCGTCCCACGCGGACATGTTCGATTGGTCGTACTGGAACCAAATGGACGCTTTTTGGAACCAACCATTTGACACTCCGCAATTTGCTACGCCCGATGAGATCGTGTCGCGCCGAAAAGCGGCGAATGCAGCCATGCGGACATACCTAATTGAGCTGGTTCAAAGGCGTGCGATTGATCTCAAGGCGGGCAAGCCAGGCACTGATGTGGTTTCACGCCTACTCATCCTATCGGGATCAGGTGCTCTCAAGTTTGATGTGCCGCTGGTAGTTCTGAATGTGGGTGGTTTGCTGATTGGAGCCGTGGAAACGACCTCCCATGCTGTGGCCAACGCGCTCTTGGTCCTCGTGTCCGATTCCGAACTTCGCAAGGAAGCAACCGCAGCAGCCCAGTCTGAGGATCCTTCAGCGCTGGACGGATACGTTTTCGAGGCTTTGCGCTTCAAGCCGGCGTTTCCCTACTTCTTCCGGCGGGCGACCAAAGACACCCGGTTGGCCCAAAGCAGTGATCATCAGACAGATGTTCCGGAAGGAACCATGGTCCTTGCTGTCACACACAGTGCAATGTTTGATCCCGCAGCTTGCGAAGCACCTGAAAGCTTCAATCCGAACCGCGACCTTAGGGGCAGTTTCACCTTCGGTTACGGCATTCATGAATGCTTGGGCCGTGCCATCGGGACCGCGCTGATCCCTGCCATCGCTCGAGCGATCTTGCGGCGAGACAAGGCTCAGCCCGGCTACATCGACTACCGGAAGGGTCCAGTCCCGGAGAGTTGGCCATGGTCAGTCACGTGA
- a CDS encoding restriction endonuclease subunit S: MTQLSFSAGRLLALYEKVAEAPDAVSRLRRFVLDLGVRGKLVEQDPADEPAVELLKRIAAEKVRLAKAGEIMKPKPLEPVEEPLFVVPMGWIWTRLGNIAAYIQRGKSPKYTAADGAPVISQKCVQWAGLDLTVAKQVTLDSLAKYEPIRFLRENDLLWNSTGTGTIGRVIRLFEPPDKLVCDSHVTVVRCLGVDPEYVRTWLRTDHVYGVIEERAAGSTNQVELTSQMANNQPVPLPPLAEQRRIVAKVEELMALLARLEAARDQREATRDRLTAASLARLTAMKARAEQEKGKAGLPAGSEPHDDAFPARFALDALPALTARPDQIGQLRQTILNLAVRGKLVKQDPTDEPASELLKRVAAEKARLLKAKMVLRQKAPSSDPDYAIATLPSGWKGIALGDLLNFVTSGSRGWSEYYADSGPFFIRAQNIRFGQLLLDNLAHVQPPSNSEGSRTQVAKGDVLIVITGAGVTNPAILEREIGEAYVSQHVGLARPTDPKISWWLLLCLMADHGGRFELVERAYGAGRPGLNLDNIRSLTIPLPPLAEQHRIVAKVDALMALCDRLEAALTIADTTRARLLEALLHEALAPVSTAEREAAE; encoded by the coding sequence ATGACCCAGCTCTCGTTTTCCGCCGGCCGCCTGCTCGCCCTTTACGAGAAGGTTGCCGAGGCGCCGGACGCGGTTTCCCGCCTGCGCCGCTTCGTGCTGGATCTCGGCGTAAGGGGAAAGCTGGTGGAGCAGGATCCGGCCGACGAACCGGCGGTGGAGTTGCTGAAGCGGATCGCGGCTGAGAAAGTGCGGCTGGCCAAAGCGGGTGAGATCATGAAGCCCAAACCGCTTGAGCCGGTTGAAGAACCACTATTCGTGGTCCCAATGGGTTGGATTTGGACGCGGCTCGGCAATATCGCTGCCTACATCCAACGAGGAAAATCGCCGAAATACACAGCCGCAGATGGTGCGCCAGTGATATCGCAGAAGTGCGTTCAATGGGCTGGCCTCGATCTCACCGTGGCCAAGCAGGTAACATTGGATTCGCTGGCCAAGTATGAACCGATAAGGTTCCTACGCGAGAACGACCTGCTTTGGAACTCGACAGGCACCGGAACAATTGGACGCGTAATCCGGCTTTTTGAGCCGCCCGACAAGCTCGTCTGCGATAGCCATGTGACTGTCGTGCGCTGTCTTGGAGTCGACCCCGAATATGTGCGCACATGGCTTCGCACCGATCACGTCTACGGTGTCATTGAAGAACGCGCGGCCGGATCGACCAATCAGGTCGAACTAACTTCCCAGATGGCCAACAATCAGCCTGTCCCCCTCCCGCCCCTCGCCGAGCAGCGGCGGATCGTGGCGAAGGTGGAGGAACTGATGGCGCTGCTGGCCCGGTTGGAGGCGGCCCGCGACCAGCGCGAGGCCACCCGCGACCGGCTGACCGCCGCCAGCCTCGCCCGCCTGACCGCCATGAAGGCGAGAGCGGAGCAGGAAAAAGGGAAGGCCGGCCTTCCGGCCGGCTCCGAGCCCCACGACGACGCGTTCCCCGCCCGCTTCGCCCTCGACGCGCTCCCCGCCCTCACCGCGCGCCCCGACCAGATCGGGCAACTTCGCCAGACCATCCTCAACCTCGCCGTGCGGGGCAAGCTGGTGAAGCAGGACCCAACCGACGAACCGGCGTCGGAGTTGTTGAAGCGAGTGGCGGCCGAGAAAGCACGGCTGCTAAAGGCAAAGATGGTCCTTCGTCAAAAGGCACCGTCTTCCGATCCGGACTATGCGATCGCAACACTGCCTTCAGGCTGGAAAGGCATCGCGCTGGGCGACCTGCTCAACTTTGTGACAAGTGGTTCGCGCGGATGGTCCGAATATTACGCTGATTCCGGCCCATTCTTCATCCGAGCGCAAAACATCCGGTTCGGACAATTGCTCCTAGACAATCTCGCACACGTGCAACCGCCGTCCAACAGCGAAGGCAGCAGAACACAGGTTGCCAAAGGAGACGTCTTGATCGTCATTACTGGCGCTGGCGTTACTAATCCAGCGATCCTGGAAAGAGAAATCGGCGAAGCCTATGTCAGTCAGCATGTAGGGCTAGCACGCCCCACCGATCCGAAAATCTCATGGTGGCTGCTTCTTTGCCTCATGGCCGATCATGGGGGTAGGTTCGAACTCGTCGAGCGAGCTTATGGTGCCGGACGTCCGGGTTTGAATTTGGACAACATTCGCTCATTGACGATCCCCCTCCCCCCGCTCGCCGAACAACACCGCATCGTGGCGAAGGTCGATGCCCTCATGGCCCTCTGCGACCGGCTGGAGGCCGCCCTTACCATCGCGGATACCACTCGCGCACGCCTCCTCGAAGCGCTTTTGCATGAGGCACTCGCCCCCGTTTCGACAGCGGAAAGGGAGGCCGCCGAGTAA
- a CDS encoding di-heme-cytochrome C peroxidase, protein MKHRLGLLIVAAVLTAPTTFATAQGEVVKQLQGWDANLRTLFYHTPQGSHMMQADLFAALEQPGGGGRFADSNYLAQFGFLPPDGPSTLNPNGYPIGFAIEERANQVGLTCAACHTAEVEVNGERIRIDGAPAHLDFDSFYQALATTVRLNAVSDALFERFAANFGAAEKDKQALRTRLRSASLKLTGGSVLRRPALASGYGRVDALTQIVNSLAVTDQSAPQNMYPVAAPTSYPPLWLTPDLEFVQWVPIAASPIARNGGQVLGVFGNSNMLPDAGADAFSSSILLKELTELEDWLKILKPPVWDEDLMGPIDADLRDKGAELFRENCAACHNMAPYRRTDPAVNYFKETFIEIGRVDYSVVGTDPAYVLSLLTRRVETNTTTAPLFNGASEVPAASFFAATVQANLGRAIAEAQLTQEEFFELNGKRFTKSDDGKPIPYSPQWPPTYLKASPLAGVWATGPYLHNGSVPTVYELLSPVEERRKVFWTGGRALDLRRLGYSSGDAPGRFRFDTSLPGNGNGGHLYPPGGLVHDERMAIVEYLKSQ, encoded by the coding sequence ATGAAACATAGGCTTGGGCTTTTAATAGTCGCTGCGGTACTGACCGCTCCTACCACTTTCGCAACCGCACAAGGCGAAGTGGTCAAGCAACTGCAAGGCTGGGACGCAAATCTCAGAACGCTTTTTTATCACACGCCGCAGGGCTCGCACATGATGCAAGCCGATCTGTTCGCCGCTTTGGAGCAGCCAGGTGGTGGTGGGCGTTTTGCGGATTCAAACTATCTTGCTCAATTCGGTTTTCTGCCGCCCGACGGTCCGTCGACCCTCAATCCCAATGGTTATCCGATTGGATTTGCCATTGAGGAACGTGCGAACCAAGTGGGGTTGACCTGCGCTGCCTGTCACACGGCGGAGGTCGAGGTTAACGGCGAGCGTATCCGTATCGACGGCGCGCCCGCTCACCTTGACTTCGATAGTTTCTATCAAGCCCTCGCAACCACCGTGCGATTGAACGCTGTCAGCGATGCGCTGTTTGAGCGGTTCGCGGCCAATTTTGGGGCAGCAGAAAAGGACAAGCAAGCGCTAAGAACGCGGCTTCGTTCCGCCAGCCTCAAACTGACCGGCGGCTCGGTTCTGCGCCGTCCGGCGCTGGCATCGGGATATGGAAGGGTCGATGCTTTAACGCAGATCGTCAATTCACTAGCGGTCACCGATCAGTCGGCCCCACAGAATATGTACCCCGTCGCGGCACCGACGAGCTATCCGCCGCTCTGGCTCACCCCAGATCTCGAATTTGTGCAATGGGTGCCGATCGCGGCCAGTCCCATAGCAAGAAATGGGGGGCAGGTTCTAGGCGTCTTCGGAAACAGCAACATGTTACCCGATGCAGGAGCCGATGCCTTCTCGTCCAGCATCCTTTTGAAGGAGCTCACGGAGCTGGAAGATTGGCTGAAAATTTTGAAGCCGCCCGTGTGGGATGAAGACCTCATGGGTCCGATAGATGCCGACTTGCGGGACAAAGGTGCGGAGCTTTTCCGCGAGAACTGTGCAGCTTGTCACAATATGGCGCCCTATCGACGTACCGATCCAGCGGTGAATTATTTCAAAGAGACTTTCATCGAAATCGGCCGGGTGGACTATTCGGTAGTCGGTACTGATCCTGCCTATGTCCTAAGCCTGTTGACCCGCAGGGTTGAGACGAACACAACGACCGCGCCGCTCTTCAACGGGGCATCCGAAGTGCCGGCCGCCAGCTTCTTTGCTGCCACGGTTCAAGCCAATCTCGGAAGGGCCATTGCCGAAGCGCAATTGACCCAAGAGGAGTTTTTCGAGCTGAATGGCAAACGATTCACAAAAAGTGATGATGGCAAACCAATACCGTACTCACCACAGTGGCCGCCCACATATTTGAAAGCCAGCCCGCTTGCTGGCGTTTGGGCGACCGGCCCCTATCTTCACAATGGCTCGGTTCCGACAGTCTATGAACTTCTGTCGCCGGTTGAAGAACGACGGAAGGTATTCTGGACTGGAGGGCGTGCTTTAGATCTCCGACGCTTGGGCTATAGCAGCGGGGATGCACCGGGGCGTTTCCGTTTTGATACCAGTCTGCCGGGGAATGGAAACGGAGGTCATCTTTATCCTCCCGGCGGCCTTGTGCACGACGAGCGTATGGCAATCGTCGAGTACTTGAAGAGCCAGTGA
- a CDS encoding type I restriction-modification system subunit M, whose amino-acid sequence MSVRTLVKSIQDIMRQDSGVDGDAQRISQLCWMFFLKIIDDQDQELELLKDDYRPPIPAALQWRAWAADPEGITGDELLSFVNDALFPGLKNLVPTTPRARTVRSVFEDAYNYMKSGQLMRQVVNKINAVDFNDLSDRQHFGDIYEQILNDLQSAGNAGEYYTPRAVTSFMAQMIDPKPGETLFDPACGTGGFLTCAIRHMRERYVKKPHDEWMLQNGLHAVEKKALPHMLCVTNMLLHGIEDPSFVRHDNTLARPYISWTRDERVDIVLTNPPFGGREEDGIESNFPQHFRTRETADLFLALIIRLLKPGGRAAVVLPDGSLFGEGVKTRLKEHLMEECNLHTIVRLPNSVFKPYASIGTNLLFFEKGAPTTETWFWEHRVPEGQKAYSMTRPIRLEHLADCIAWWGGPLREGREETERGWKVSAEEIKARGCNLDIKNPHTVEEDYGDPEALLNDLTAAETEVAALRDQLRAILTEALVR is encoded by the coding sequence ATGTCCGTCCGCACTCTCGTCAAATCCATCCAGGACATCATGCGCCAGGATTCCGGCGTCGATGGCGATGCCCAGCGCATCAGTCAGCTCTGCTGGATGTTCTTCCTCAAGATCATCGACGACCAGGACCAGGAACTGGAGCTGCTGAAGGACGACTATCGCCCGCCGATCCCGGCTGCCCTTCAATGGCGCGCCTGGGCGGCCGATCCGGAGGGCATCACCGGCGACGAGCTGCTTTCCTTCGTCAATGACGCGCTGTTTCCCGGCCTGAAGAACCTTGTACCGACGACGCCCCGCGCCCGCACTGTCCGCAGCGTCTTCGAGGATGCCTACAACTACATGAAATCGGGCCAGTTGATGCGGCAGGTGGTCAACAAGATCAACGCTGTCGACTTCAACGACCTGAGCGATCGCCAGCATTTCGGCGACATCTATGAGCAGATCCTCAACGACCTGCAATCGGCTGGCAATGCCGGCGAATATTACACGCCGCGCGCCGTCACCTCCTTCATGGCCCAGATGATCGATCCGAAGCCGGGCGAGACCCTTTTCGATCCGGCCTGCGGCACCGGCGGCTTCCTCACCTGCGCCATCCGCCACATGCGCGAGCGCTACGTGAAGAAGCCGCATGACGAGTGGATGCTTCAGAACGGCCTTCATGCGGTGGAGAAAAAGGCCCTGCCGCACATGCTGTGCGTGACCAACATGCTGCTGCACGGGATCGAGGATCCGAGTTTCGTGCGCCACGACAACACGCTGGCGCGCCCCTACATCTCCTGGACGCGGGACGAGCGGGTGGACATCGTGCTCACCAACCCGCCCTTCGGCGGGCGCGAGGAGGACGGGATCGAATCCAACTTCCCGCAGCACTTCCGCACCCGCGAGACCGCCGACCTCTTCCTTGCCCTGATCATCCGCCTTTTGAAGCCCGGCGGCCGCGCGGCTGTGGTGCTTCCCGACGGCTCGCTCTTCGGCGAGGGCGTCAAGACGAGGCTGAAGGAGCATCTGATGGAGGAGTGCAACCTCCACACCATCGTGCGCCTGCCCAATTCGGTGTTCAAACCCTACGCCTCGATCGGCACCAACCTGCTGTTCTTCGAAAAAGGGGCGCCGACGACGGAGACATGGTTCTGGGAGCACCGGGTGCCCGAGGGGCAGAAGGCCTATTCCATGACCCGGCCCATTCGGCTGGAGCATCTGGCGGACTGCATCGCCTGGTGGGGCGGGCCGCTCCGCGAGGGGCGGGAGGAGACCGAGCGCGGCTGGAAGGTCAGCGCCGAGGAGATCAAGGCCCGCGGCTGCAATCTCGACATCAAGAACCCGCACACGGTCGAAGAAGACTACGGCGACCCCGAAGCGCTGCTCAACGACTTGACCGCCGCCGAGACCGAAGTCGCGGCGCTCCGCGACCAACTCAGGGCCATCCTGACCGAGGCGCTGGTGCGATGA